The following are encoded together in the Mesoterricola sediminis genome:
- a CDS encoding hybrid sensor histidine kinase/response regulator, whose product MKVTSRLSLLSALSLGILVAMVVAVAWGTQDFRQAKAGYALASELKIAVLEGNAIRDQYFLHREARHRDLWLASLGRAEGLLARAEPRFTGGADPDLVDEIRDDLGASGAIFRRIVDNTAALQGAGERKAVFEELDRRLSSQMLLRGGYAFDSASALVEAWEGRVEATYRNLAVLACGFAAGLALSAILILRHTVRTIRGRLLPLHAGVNQVAGGDLACRLPADGSDEFSDLARAINAMTERLEASQRLLGEEIRRRMLAQARQESEARFKAWFDIPLVGISVTTPEKGWLEVNPHHCAMLGYTREELMRMSWADVTHPEDLPAELEVFERVLAGDLEGYTREKRFIRKDGTILHAELARRCIRRPDGSVEALVGVVLDVSERKRAEEEQRRLTEQLQQSQKLDSLGSLAGGVAHDMNNVLGAILSLATAHLELQEPGKPVHKAFETIAKAATRGRDLVARLLGFARRSLAREAELDLNALVREVAGILERTTLGRVRVELDLAPDAPLILGDGGALATALMNVCVNGVEAMPGGGLLTLRTLVGDGGWTEVHVEDTGTGMPKEILDRALDPFFTTKEVGKATGLGLSLVYTTVKAHRGRLELRSEPGRGTRVRLAFPPCAPAPPSREPAPSESRTVACRRVLLVDDDPLVREATASLLDILGVEAFLASDGAEALARLEAGLDPDVVILDMNMPGLDGAATLPRLRELRPGLPVLLATGRMDQSALDLAEAYPGVALMSKPFTADELRRALG is encoded by the coding sequence ATGAAGGTCACCAGCCGCCTCTCCCTGCTTTCGGCCCTCTCGCTGGGGATCCTGGTCGCCATGGTGGTCGCCGTCGCCTGGGGCACCCAGGACTTCCGCCAGGCGAAGGCGGGCTACGCCCTCGCCAGCGAGCTGAAGATCGCCGTGCTCGAAGGCAATGCGATCCGGGACCAGTACTTCCTCCACCGGGAGGCCCGCCACCGGGACCTGTGGCTGGCATCCCTGGGGCGGGCCGAGGGCCTCCTCGCCCGGGCCGAGCCGCGGTTCACCGGGGGCGCGGACCCGGATCTGGTCGATGAGATCCGGGACGACCTGGGCGCCTCCGGCGCCATCTTCCGCCGCATCGTCGACAACACCGCGGCCCTGCAGGGGGCCGGGGAACGGAAGGCCGTCTTCGAGGAGCTGGACCGGCGCCTCTCCAGTCAGATGCTCCTGCGGGGCGGCTACGCCTTCGACAGCGCCAGCGCCCTGGTGGAGGCCTGGGAGGGGCGGGTCGAGGCCACCTACCGCAACCTCGCCGTCCTCGCCTGCGGCTTCGCGGCGGGGCTGGCCCTCTCGGCCATCCTCATCCTCCGCCACACCGTGCGCACCATCCGGGGGCGCCTCCTGCCCCTCCACGCGGGCGTCAACCAGGTCGCCGGCGGGGACCTGGCCTGCCGCCTCCCGGCCGATGGCTCCGATGAGTTTTCGGACCTGGCCCGCGCCATCAACGCCATGACCGAGCGGCTGGAGGCCTCCCAGCGGCTCCTGGGCGAGGAGATCCGGCGCCGCATGCTGGCCCAGGCGCGCCAGGAGAGCGAGGCCCGCTTCAAGGCCTGGTTCGACATCCCCCTCGTGGGCATCAGCGTGACCACCCCGGAGAAGGGCTGGCTGGAGGTGAACCCCCACCACTGCGCCATGCTGGGCTACACCCGGGAGGAGCTCATGCGCATGTCGTGGGCGGACGTGACGCACCCCGAGGACCTCCCCGCCGAGCTGGAGGTGTTCGAGCGGGTCCTGGCCGGGGACCTGGAGGGCTACACCCGGGAGAAGCGGTTCATCCGCAAGGACGGGACGATCCTCCACGCCGAACTGGCCCGCCGGTGCATCCGCAGGCCGGACGGCAGCGTGGAGGCCCTCGTGGGCGTCGTGCTGGACGTCAGCGAGCGGAAGCGCGCCGAGGAGGAGCAGCGCCGGCTCACGGAGCAACTGCAACAGTCCCAGAAGCTGGATAGCCTTGGCAGCCTGGCGGGGGGCGTCGCCCACGACATGAACAACGTCCTCGGCGCCATCCTGAGCCTGGCGACGGCCCACCTGGAGCTCCAGGAGCCCGGCAAGCCGGTCCACAAGGCCTTCGAGACCATCGCCAAGGCGGCGACCCGCGGCCGGGACCTGGTGGCCCGGCTCCTGGGTTTCGCCCGGCGGAGCCTGGCCCGGGAGGCGGAGCTGGACCTGAACGCCCTGGTGCGGGAGGTGGCGGGGATCCTGGAGCGGACCACCCTGGGCCGGGTCCGGGTGGAGCTGGACCTGGCCCCGGACGCGCCGCTGATCCTGGGCGACGGCGGGGCCCTCGCCACGGCCCTCATGAACGTCTGCGTGAACGGGGTCGAAGCCATGCCCGGAGGCGGGCTCCTCACCCTGCGCACCCTCGTCGGCGACGGGGGCTGGACGGAGGTCCACGTGGAGGACACCGGGACCGGGATGCCCAAGGAGATCCTGGACCGCGCCCTGGATCCCTTCTTCACCACCAAGGAGGTCGGGAAGGCCACGGGCCTGGGGCTCTCCCTCGTCTACACCACCGTCAAGGCCCACCGGGGCCGCCTGGAGCTCCGCAGCGAGCCCGGGCGGGGCACCCGGGTCCGCCTGGCCTTCCCGCCCTGCGCGCCGGCGCCGCCGAGCCGGGAACCCGCCCCCTCCGAGTCCCGCACCGTCGCCTGCCGGCGGGTGCTCCTGGTGGACGACGACCCCCTGGTCCGGGAGGCCACCGCCTCCCTCCTGGACATCCTGGGCGTCGAGGCCTTCCTCGCCTCCGACGGGGCGGAGGCCCTGGCCCGCCTCGAGGCCGGCCTCGATCCGGACGTGGTGATCCTGGACATGAACATGCCGGGGCTCGACGGGGCCGCCACCCTCCCGCGCCTGCGGGAGCTGCGGCCAGGCCTGCCGGTCCTCCTCGCGACGGGGCGGATGGACCAGAGCGCCCTGGACCTGGCCGAGGCCTACCCCGGGGTCGCCCTCATGTCCAAGCCCTTCACGGCGGACGAACTGCGCCGCGCCCTGGGGTAG
- a CDS encoding NADH-dependent [FeFe] hydrogenase, group A6 — MTVPSSEMSRRAPVSQQASVPAVPASATAIGGSVSLSIDGQELKVPLGTTILEAARRIGIKIPTLCHHPDLCVAGVCRVCSVEVEGMRTLQAACAFPVTSPLKVWTHTRKVRMARRHIVDLLLSEHYGECYACGRNNNCELQALSKEYGVDFFRFGHPEKPRWDIDLSSYSVVRDNNKCVMCRRCVRTCIDLQEVGTIEVLGRSDKAHIASFMEKPLGSVVCINCGQCINRCPTGALRANDPTDEVWEAIHDPKKHVVIQTAPSPRAAIGECFGCEPGTPMTFELNTALRMCGFDRVFDTNFTADLTILEEGTELLLRLKTALADGGEAAFPQFTSCSPGWVKYLEHFYPEYIPNLSTAKSPQQMFGAVIKTYYARKHGIDPADIVTVALMPCSAKKFECNRPEMDDSGFKDVDYGLTTRELAKMISETGLDLPRLPRSGFDAPFGTATGSGVIFGATGGVMEAALRTVIEVVTGLKVETLFENADIKPVRGFEGVKYAELPIPEVGPVPPILAGLFQDWNFLRGATLKVAVAHGTANARKVMEDIKAGGVFSQCHFIEFMGCPGGCIGGGGQPIPTSPEIRKARAHAIYAEDAAYEVRKSHENPDVLRIYEEFLTEGPCGHRSHELLHTHYTERGRYIE; from the coding sequence ATGACCGTTCCCTCCAGCGAAATGTCCCGCCGGGCCCCCGTGAGCCAGCAGGCTTCGGTCCCCGCCGTCCCCGCCAGCGCCACCGCCATCGGTGGTTCCGTCTCCCTCTCCATCGACGGGCAGGAGCTCAAGGTGCCCCTGGGCACCACGATCCTCGAGGCCGCCCGGCGCATCGGCATCAAGATCCCCACCCTCTGCCACCACCCCGATCTCTGCGTGGCCGGGGTCTGCCGGGTCTGCTCGGTGGAAGTGGAGGGCATGCGCACCCTCCAGGCCGCCTGCGCCTTCCCCGTCACCAGCCCGCTCAAGGTCTGGACCCACACCCGCAAGGTGCGCATGGCCCGCCGGCACATCGTCGACCTGCTCCTGAGCGAGCACTACGGCGAATGCTACGCCTGCGGCCGGAACAACAACTGCGAGCTCCAGGCCCTTTCCAAGGAATACGGCGTCGACTTCTTCCGCTTCGGCCATCCCGAGAAGCCCCGGTGGGACATCGACCTCTCCTCCTATTCGGTGGTCCGGGACAACAACAAGTGCGTGATGTGCCGGCGCTGCGTCCGCACCTGCATCGACCTCCAGGAAGTCGGCACCATCGAGGTGCTGGGCCGCTCCGACAAGGCCCACATCGCCTCCTTCATGGAGAAGCCCCTGGGTTCCGTCGTCTGCATCAACTGCGGCCAGTGCATCAACCGCTGCCCCACGGGCGCCCTCCGCGCCAACGATCCCACCGACGAGGTCTGGGAGGCCATCCACGACCCGAAGAAGCACGTGGTGATCCAGACCGCGCCCAGCCCCCGCGCCGCCATCGGCGAATGCTTCGGGTGCGAGCCCGGAACGCCCATGACCTTCGAGCTGAACACCGCCCTCCGCATGTGCGGGTTCGACCGGGTCTTCGACACCAACTTCACCGCCGACCTGACGATCCTCGAGGAGGGCACCGAGCTCCTGCTCCGCCTCAAGACCGCCCTGGCCGACGGCGGCGAGGCCGCCTTCCCGCAGTTCACCAGCTGCTCGCCGGGATGGGTGAAGTACCTGGAGCACTTCTACCCCGAGTACATCCCCAACCTGAGCACCGCGAAGAGTCCCCAGCAGATGTTCGGGGCCGTCATCAAGACCTACTATGCCCGGAAGCACGGCATCGACCCCGCCGACATCGTCACCGTGGCCCTCATGCCCTGCTCGGCCAAGAAGTTCGAGTGCAACCGGCCCGAGATGGACGACTCCGGCTTCAAGGACGTGGACTACGGCCTCACCACCCGCGAGCTGGCCAAGATGATCAGCGAGACGGGCCTCGACCTCCCGCGCCTGCCCAGGTCCGGCTTCGACGCGCCCTTCGGCACCGCCACCGGGTCGGGCGTCATCTTCGGGGCCACGGGCGGCGTGATGGAGGCCGCCCTCCGCACCGTCATCGAGGTGGTGACCGGCCTCAAGGTCGAGACCCTCTTCGAGAACGCGGACATCAAGCCCGTGCGCGGTTTCGAGGGCGTCAAGTACGCCGAGCTCCCCATCCCGGAGGTCGGCCCGGTGCCGCCCATCCTGGCCGGGCTGTTCCAGGACTGGAACTTCCTCCGGGGCGCCACCCTCAAGGTGGCCGTCGCCCACGGCACGGCCAACGCCCGGAAGGTGATGGAGGACATCAAGGCCGGCGGCGTCTTCAGCCAATGCCACTTCATCGAGTTCATGGGCTGCCCCGGCGGCTGCATCGGCGGCGGCGGCCAGCCCATCCCCACCTCCCCGGAGATCCGGAAGGCGCGCGCCCACGCCATCTACGCCGAGGACGCCGCCTACGAGGTGCGGAAGAGCCACGAGAATCCCGACGTCCTCCGGATCTACGAGGAGTTCCTCACCGAGGGCCCCTGCGGCCACCGCAGCCACGAGCTGCTGCACACCCACTACACGGAAAGGGGCCGCTACATCGAGTGA
- a CDS encoding complex I 51 kDa subunit family protein, translating into MSPLSTYASQLPEAGLKAALACERTAIIKAVSDSGLKGRGGAGFPTGVKWNFAAAARGDRKFVICNADEGEPGTFKDRVILQEHADLVFEGMTIAARAIGAKEGVLFLRGEYTYLRGHLEAVLARRREAGLLGKGVLGSPLDFDIRIFMGAGAYICGEETALIEALEGFRGEPRNRPPFPVNTGFLDCPTVVNNVETLAWTACILGNGADWFRRVGTERSTGIKIFSVSGDCARPGVYEFPLGISVSDLLKEVGGEGAKACQIGGASGQCVPAKDFGRTIAFEDIPTGGSVIVFGPHRDMLEVLHNFLEFFVDESCGQCTPCRLGNAKLLEGLEKLRAGTCSMAYLRELCQLGETMQVASKCGLGQSSPNAFLSVVEHFRDEIMGRIPSHA; encoded by the coding sequence ATGAGCCCCCTGTCCACCTACGCCTCCCAGCTCCCGGAAGCGGGGCTCAAGGCCGCCCTGGCCTGCGAGCGCACCGCCATCATCAAGGCCGTCTCCGATTCGGGCCTCAAGGGCCGGGGCGGCGCCGGCTTCCCCACCGGCGTGAAATGGAACTTCGCCGCCGCCGCCCGGGGCGACCGGAAGTTCGTGATCTGCAACGCCGACGAGGGCGAGCCCGGGACCTTCAAGGACCGGGTCATCCTCCAGGAGCACGCCGACCTCGTCTTCGAGGGCATGACCATCGCCGCCCGCGCCATCGGCGCGAAGGAAGGCGTCCTCTTCCTGCGCGGGGAGTACACGTACCTCCGTGGCCACCTGGAGGCGGTCCTGGCCCGGCGCCGCGAGGCGGGCCTGCTCGGGAAGGGGGTCCTCGGCTCCCCCCTGGACTTCGACATCCGCATCTTCATGGGGGCCGGCGCCTACATCTGCGGCGAGGAGACCGCCCTCATCGAGGCCCTGGAGGGCTTCCGGGGCGAGCCCCGCAACCGCCCCCCCTTCCCCGTCAACACCGGCTTCCTGGACTGCCCGACGGTGGTCAACAACGTGGAGACCCTGGCCTGGACGGCCTGCATCCTGGGCAACGGGGCGGACTGGTTCCGCCGCGTGGGGACCGAACGGTCCACGGGCATCAAGATCTTCAGCGTCTCGGGCGACTGCGCCCGCCCCGGCGTGTACGAGTTCCCCCTGGGCATCAGCGTCTCGGACCTCCTGAAGGAGGTGGGCGGCGAAGGGGCCAAGGCCTGCCAGATCGGCGGGGCCTCGGGCCAGTGCGTGCCCGCCAAGGACTTCGGGCGGACGATCGCCTTCGAGGACATCCCCACCGGCGGCTCGGTCATCGTCTTCGGGCCCCACCGCGACATGCTCGAGGTGCTCCACAACTTCCTGGAGTTCTTCGTGGACGAATCCTGCGGGCAGTGCACGCCCTGCCGCCTGGGCAACGCCAAGCTCCTCGAGGGGCTGGAGAAGCTGCGGGCCGGCACGTGCAGCATGGCCTACCTGAGGGAGCTCTGCCAGCTCGGAGAGACCATGCAGGTCGCCTCCAAGTGCGGCCTGGGCCAGAGCAGCCCCAACGCCTTCCTCTCGGTCGTGGAGCATTTCCGCGACGAGATCATGGGCCGGATCCCCTCCCACGCCTGA
- a CDS encoding NADH-quinone oxidoreductase subunit NuoE family protein has translation MLMTERHRLGQEVDALADRLGRDRTSLIPILLEVKRKYHTLDAFALQVIADHLGIHPVEVNSVASFYAFLGSGRQGRFVIRLCRTISCDMQGKRRVSRQLENDLGITFGQTTADGKFTLEWANCMGMCDQGPALLVNDQVYTRVTPEKVHEILEACRRVFGVHAKESKEVVIR, from the coding sequence ATGCTCATGACCGAACGCCACCGGCTGGGCCAGGAGGTGGACGCGCTCGCGGACCGCCTGGGGCGGGACCGCACCTCCCTGATCCCCATCCTCCTGGAGGTGAAGCGGAAGTACCACACCCTCGACGCCTTCGCCCTCCAGGTGATCGCGGACCACCTGGGCATCCACCCCGTGGAGGTCAACAGCGTGGCCTCCTTCTACGCCTTCCTGGGCAGCGGCCGCCAGGGCCGGTTCGTCATCCGGCTCTGCCGCACCATCTCCTGCGACATGCAGGGCAAGCGCCGGGTCAGCCGGCAGCTGGAGAACGACCTGGGCATCACCTTCGGCCAGACGACGGCGGACGGCAAGTTCACCCTGGAGTGGGCCAACTGCATGGGCATGTGCGACCAGGGCCCCGCCCTCCTCGTCAACGACCAGGTCTACACCCGCGTCACCCCCGAGAAGGTCCACGAGATCCTCGAGGCCTGCCGCCGGGTCTTCGGCGTCCACGCCAAGGAATCCAAGGAAGTGGTGATCCGATGA
- a CDS encoding response regulator transcription factor: MARILIVDDDPDIVEAGTLFLEKEGHTVGAAYSRPEGMEAMATFKPDLLILDVMMEQPDDGFRMAQDLRRAGHTLPILMLTSVATASGLAFGKDDEMVPVDDFTAKPVEPAELVAKVARLLAAPSTPGR, encoded by the coding sequence ATGGCGCGCATCCTCATCGTGGACGACGACCCGGATATCGTGGAGGCCGGCACCCTTTTCCTCGAGAAGGAGGGCCACACGGTCGGCGCGGCGTACAGCAGGCCGGAAGGCATGGAGGCCATGGCGACCTTCAAGCCCGATCTCTTGATCCTGGACGTGATGATGGAGCAGCCCGACGACGGCTTCCGCATGGCCCAGGACCTCCGGCGGGCGGGTCACACGCTGCCCATCCTCATGCTCACGTCGGTGGCCACGGCCTCCGGCCTGGCCTTCGGCAAGGACGACGAGATGGTCCCGGTGGACGACTTCACCGCCAAGCCCGTCGAACCGGCCGAGCTGGTCGCCAAGGTCGCGCGCCTCCTCGCCGCTCCATCCACGCCTGGTCGATAG
- a CDS encoding GxxExxY protein: MKRGGAEDLAEGRGGKRSWNLPLDIEWRGLVVERAYRLDLLVDDLVVVEAKAEWRSACSSISVSGLSKTVESSG; the protein is encoded by the coding sequence ATGAAACGCGGAGGCGCGGAGGATCTCGCAGAGGGTCGCGGAGGAAAGCGCTCCTGGAACCTGCCCCTGGATATCGAGTGGAGGGGGCTTGTGGTTGAGCGGGCCTACCGGCTGGATTTGCTGGTAGACGACCTCGTGGTCGTGGAGGCTAAGGCGGAATGGAGGTCGGCCTGCTCCTCAATTTCCGTCAGTGGCCTTTCAAAGACGGTGGAATCAAGCGGGTGA
- a CDS encoding IS5 family transposase (programmed frameshift): MPRSFLTDAMWAKLEPLIPPERGGMGRSRHPNRPMVEAILWRHRTGAPWRDLPEEFGPWTSVYTRFEAWTKRGVWQRILEFLRKEADLEWVMLDGTIIRAHQHSAGKKGGGLWNQALGRSRGGCSTKIHLICDAHGNPLDFLVTPGQAHESRSAEGLLCGWQAEYVFGDRAYDGNPVRKAIEAMGATAVIPPHPRRKNPAAWDSHLYKARHAIEHGFAKLKQFRALATRFDKTARSFSAQVALACIVIWLRL, translated from the exons ATGCCGAGAAGTTTCCTGACCGATGCCATGTGGGCAAAGCTTGAACCGCTCATTCCGCCAGAGCGTGGAGGGATGGGGCGATCCCGTCACCCCAACCGTCCCATGGTGGAGGCGATCCTGTGGAGGCACAGGACTGGGGCGCCGTGGAGGGACCTGCCGGAGGAATTTGGACCTTGGACAAGCGTGTACACGCGATTTGAGGCCTGGACCAAGCGCGGCGTGTGGCAAAGGATCCTGGAGTTCCTGCGCAAGGAAGCCGACCTGGAGTGGGTCATGCTGGATGGCACCATCATTCGCGCTCATCAACATTCAGCAGGCAA AAAAGGGGGGGGGCTCTGGAACCAGGCGCTCGGACGATCTCGGGGTGGATGCTCGACCAAGATCCATTTGATCTGCGATGCCCACGGTAATCCTTTGGATTTCCTGGTCACTCCGGGGCAAGCCCATGAAAGCCGGTCTGCTGAAGGATTGCTGTGCGGTTGGCAGGCAGAGTACGTGTTCGGAGATCGGGCCTACGATGGGAACCCGGTAAGGAAGGCGATCGAGGCCATGGGTGCGACAGCCGTCATCCCACCTCATCCCCGGCGCAAGAATCCGGCGGCCTGGGACTCACACCTATACAAGGCCCGCCATGCCATCGAGCATGGGTTCGCCAAGCTCAAACAGTTCAGGGCGCTGGCCACCAGGTTCGACAAAACGGCGCGAAGTTTCTCAGCCCAGGTGGCTTTGGCCTGCATCGTGATCTGGCTGAGGCTATGA
- the hydG gene encoding [FeFe] hydrogenase H-cluster radical SAM maturase HydG encodes MTAYDPSSMDPAIFIHDGEILETLEAARTAAQDPARVRAILDKAAGFGGLTHREAAVLLDVQDPQVLEEVFRLARHVKEHIYGRRIVMFAPLYLSDFCVNQCSYCGYNHGNPMPRRRLDQAELAEEVRVLEGLGHKRLALEVGEDPVNCPLDYVLECISTIYSLKFDNGAIRRVNVNVAATTEEDYRRLKDAGIGTYILFQETYHKPTYQTVHRGGPKRNYEWHTTAHDRAMKAGIDDVGLGVLYGLYDWRYDTVAMLMHGEHLEAALGVGPHTLSVPRIRSASGVTASQFPHLVGDDDFKKVVAVLRLAVPYTGMILSTREPMGYREEVIALGISQVSAGSCTGVGGYAQTHKLGEPEPVPQFEPADHRSPTEVLKDLLRDGYIPSYCTACYREGRTGDRFMKLAKSGQIANVCQPNALLTLMEYIEDYGDTELRGLGEAIIAKELATIPNPKARTAAEAYLERIRAGERDLRF; translated from the coding sequence ATGACCGCCTACGACCCCTCATCCATGGACCCCGCGATCTTCATCCACGACGGAGAGATCCTGGAGACGCTGGAGGCGGCCCGGACCGCGGCCCAGGACCCCGCCCGGGTGCGGGCGATCCTGGACAAGGCGGCCGGCTTCGGGGGGCTCACCCACCGCGAGGCCGCCGTGCTCCTGGACGTCCAGGACCCGCAGGTGCTGGAGGAGGTCTTCAGGCTGGCCCGCCACGTCAAGGAGCACATCTACGGCCGGCGGATCGTCATGTTCGCCCCCCTCTACCTCTCCGACTTCTGCGTCAACCAGTGCTCGTACTGCGGCTACAACCACGGCAATCCCATGCCCCGCCGGCGCCTGGACCAGGCGGAGCTGGCCGAGGAGGTCCGCGTCCTCGAAGGCCTCGGCCACAAGCGCCTGGCCCTGGAGGTCGGCGAGGATCCCGTCAACTGCCCCCTCGACTACGTCCTGGAGTGCATCTCCACCATCTATTCCCTCAAGTTCGACAACGGCGCCATCCGCCGCGTGAACGTGAACGTGGCCGCCACCACGGAGGAGGACTACCGGCGCCTGAAGGACGCGGGCATCGGCACCTACATCCTCTTCCAGGAGACCTACCACAAGCCCACGTACCAGACCGTCCACCGGGGCGGGCCCAAGCGCAACTACGAATGGCACACCACGGCCCACGACCGCGCCATGAAGGCCGGCATCGACGACGTCGGTCTGGGCGTGCTCTACGGCCTCTACGACTGGCGCTACGACACCGTCGCCATGCTCATGCACGGGGAGCACCTGGAAGCGGCCCTGGGCGTGGGCCCCCACACCCTGTCCGTGCCCCGCATCCGCAGCGCCAGCGGCGTCACCGCCAGCCAGTTCCCGCACCTGGTCGGGGACGACGACTTCAAGAAGGTGGTCGCCGTGCTCCGCCTCGCCGTGCCCTACACCGGCATGATCCTCTCCACCCGCGAGCCCATGGGCTACCGCGAGGAGGTCATCGCCCTGGGCATCTCCCAGGTCAGCGCCGGCTCCTGCACCGGCGTGGGCGGCTACGCCCAGACCCACAAGCTGGGCGAGCCCGAGCCCGTGCCCCAGTTCGAGCCCGCCGACCACCGCAGCCCCACCGAGGTCCTCAAGGACCTGCTGCGGGACGGCTACATCCCCAGCTACTGCACCGCCTGCTACCGGGAAGGCCGCACCGGCGACCGGTTCATGAAGCTCGCCAAGAGCGGCCAGATCGCCAACGTCTGCCAGCCCAACGCCCTCCTCACCCTCATGGAGTACATCGAGGACTACGGCGACACCGAGCTGCGCGGCCTGGGCGAGGCCATCATCGCCAAGGAGCTGGCCACCATCCCCAACCCCAAGGCGCGCACCGCCGCCGAAGCCTACCTGGAGCGCATCCGCGCCGGCGAGCGCGACCTCCGTTTCTAG
- a CDS encoding TM1266 family iron-only hydrogenase system putative regulator has protein sequence MERKRLGVVGIVVEDLEAAPAVNAVLHEAAAVIVGRMGLPYRERGVSVVSLIVDGTSDELSALTGRLGRIAGISVKSALTKELP, from the coding sequence ATGGAACGCAAGCGACTCGGCGTGGTGGGCATCGTGGTCGAGGACCTGGAGGCGGCCCCGGCCGTCAACGCCGTCCTCCACGAGGCCGCGGCCGTGATCGTCGGGCGCATGGGCCTTCCCTACCGGGAGCGGGGCGTCTCCGTGGTGTCGCTCATCGTGGACGGCACCTCCGACGAGCTGAGCGCCCTCACCGGCCGCCTGGGGCGGATCGCGGGGATCTCGGTGAAATCCGCCCTGACGAAGGAGCTGCCATGA
- a CDS encoding redox-sensing transcriptional repressor Rex, with the protein MKPISDKVIGRLARYRTLLTEQVPEGRTHLFSYEIAAAMRLADSQVRRDLMAVGTRGVPQHGYEIEALKARLDDALALDRAHGVAVVGAGDLGRALIAFLEARRTTLAIRAAFDVDPAKVNRVFSGVKCHAMADLEKVVAAEGITLAILCVPAAAAQPAADALVHAGIRGVLNFAPVALRLPVQVALEELVITTYLEKLAYFTTHPAKERRNGRHDAR; encoded by the coding sequence ATGAAGCCCATTTCGGATAAGGTCATCGGCCGCCTCGCCCGCTATCGCACCCTCCTCACGGAGCAGGTGCCGGAGGGGCGCACCCACCTCTTCTCCTACGAGATCGCCGCGGCGATGCGCCTGGCGGACTCCCAGGTCCGGCGCGACCTCATGGCCGTGGGCACGCGGGGGGTCCCCCAGCACGGCTACGAGATCGAGGCCCTCAAGGCCAGGCTGGACGACGCCCTCGCCCTGGACCGGGCCCACGGGGTCGCGGTGGTGGGGGCGGGGGACCTGGGCCGCGCCCTCATCGCCTTCCTGGAGGCCCGCCGGACCACCCTGGCCATCCGGGCGGCCTTCGACGTGGACCCCGCCAAGGTGAACCGCGTGTTCTCGGGCGTGAAGTGCCACGCCATGGCCGACCTGGAGAAGGTCGTCGCCGCGGAGGGCATCACCCTGGCCATCCTCTGCGTGCCCGCGGCGGCGGCCCAGCCCGCGGCGGACGCCCTGGTCCACGCCGGGATCCGCGGCGTCCTCAATTTCGCCCCCGTGGCCCTGCGCCTCCCGGTGCAGGTCGCCCTGGAGGAGCTCGTGATCACCACCTACCTGGAGAAGCTCGCCTACTTCACCACCCACCCAGCCAAGGAGCGCCGGAATGGCCGACATGACGCGCGTTGA
- the nuoE gene encoding NADH-quinone oxidoreductase subunit NuoE, producing the protein MADMTRVESILEGHPAAGRDHLIPILQEIQEAEGYLSREAITRVGEALHLPASKIFGVATFYNMFRFQPKGVHHVMVCRGTACHVKGSKRVLDQVTRTLRIEPGQTTRDGQFSLEVVACMGACGLAPVVNINGQFHAKATPLKLQRILDACREQELSHV; encoded by the coding sequence ATGGCCGACATGACGCGCGTTGAATCCATCCTCGAGGGACATCCCGCCGCAGGGCGGGACCACCTCATCCCGATCCTCCAGGAGATCCAGGAAGCCGAGGGCTACCTTTCCCGGGAGGCCATCACCCGGGTGGGCGAGGCCCTCCATCTCCCGGCCAGCAAGATCTTCGGGGTGGCCACCTTCTACAACATGTTCCGGTTCCAGCCCAAGGGCGTCCACCACGTCATGGTCTGCCGGGGCACGGCCTGCCACGTGAAGGGCAGCAAGCGGGTCCTGGACCAGGTGACCCGGACCCTGCGCATCGAGCCGGGCCAGACCACCCGCGACGGGCAGTTCAGCCTGGAGGTGGTCGCCTGCATGGGGGCCTGCGGCCTCGCCCCCGTGGTCAACATCAACGGCCAGTTCCACGCCAAGGCCACTCCCCTGAAGCTGCAGCGTATCCTCGACGCCTGCCGGGAACAGGAGCTCAGCCATGTCTAG